Genomic window (Gasterosteus aculeatus chromosome 1, fGasAcu3.hap1.1, whole genome shotgun sequence):
ctttttttccaatttaaaaAGAGAGTGAGAAGAATGCCGAAATAACAAGGAATCCCAATGAACAACGACAATCACCTTGTTGCTACGGGACATAAAAACCATCAGCATCGCACCTACGTGCGCTTTCCATGAGATCTGATTGGTcaagccacagacaccacaggggGCCCTGTGAGTGTTAATCTCTTGCCCCCGATATATCGACATACTTACACAAAATAGTTTCAGGCTGGCGGCGtccccgagccccccccccccactcccttgTTTTTCCTCGCGGGGGGGCGCGATGAGGTCACGCACGCCGAGAGACGAGCGGCACCACAGCGAGCTCTGCTCTTTGCTCAGCGGCCCTCGGAGCTCCCCGTCTAGCGAGGCCGCCCTGCTCGTTATGAGGTTCGTTTACCACGGGCCGGCGGAATAATCACTCGCTTTTCATTCTCCCCCCGAGCCGCAGACCCTTAAATGCAGCACCACTGGGCTGTTTGGCCAATTACAGAGCAGGCGGTGTGTAGCTCGCCATGTTGCGCTCGCCGTAGGGGCCGATCAGAGGAACGCAGCACTGAGGATAAGACACTTTGAATAACAATTATTTCACATGTGTAATACAGGGCGGACTGTGCTTATGCGTCTTTATTTTAATGGGAATAAGAAATAAAAGTCATTAACCGATAATGTTGTGCCTGTTTCTTTACTGCACACAAAAAGACTGACAGCACGGGGGAATAAAACAGTTTCAATTATTCCTCAAAAAGCGTTGTGGAGAATCAAAAAGAAGTGTTTGACGGGAAGCTGTCGAGCGGGGAATCGTTTTCATCGCGAGGACATCAGAACAGCAATGGGGGATTCTTTCCCCCGAGGGGGAAGTGTTTGAGGAAggagccttttcttttcttttgttttattttatatttatcttTGTGAGTGAAGAACAGAACAGACCTTTTCACACGTTTCTCCCCCAGCACCAAATCCCTCTGCAGTGTTATGCTGCTCCtttcagatgatgatgatgatgatgatgatgatgatgatgacactgCTCGGAACAAAGGGatcaccaacacaaacacacacacacacacgtaggcatcAGAGACGGGAGCAAAAGTATTACAGAAATGTGTGATGTAGAACACACATGTATGCACGTAAACGTCTTCATGGTACAGATTAAAAGCTCTTAACCTACACGAGCGTCATCAGGATCATCCGTTCTGGGTCTCATTCAGAACATCGTAAAATATAACCGTCGACAAGGCAAAATAATGGGAATTATGAATTGGGATGGTTTGCACTGTGAAGTTTGACATTCATCATTAACCACAACAGATTTTGCTGGAAGAGAATTtttgtaatatataatatatcatacCAAACTACACAGATGCTTTATAttccatctacacacacacacacacacacacacacacctgtatgcAGAAGAGAAGCACCACGAGAGCTGCGACTTCATGCTTCAAACTCAGCACAGCTGGCGCTGATCAGACGTCTCCTGTTCCCCCAACATGCTCGCCGGCTGTGTgcaacagaagcagcagattCACAACGTTTGTCTGGTGGTTTTCGGTAATAAATACGAGTTTTTAGTCTTTACAAAAAGCGCTTTATTTAACCTTGAGTTATTGGAAAGAAGAGTGCACTCAAAAGTTGTCCACTGTTCTCCCTCGCGTTGGagtgatagaaaaaaaaaaaaaactaatggcGTGCTTGGAGAACGAATGACCACACGTTACACGCTAACAGGCTAACGggctaacggggggggggggggtcaatcaCTGTGGGACGGCAGCCGCCGATACCTGCGACTTCCTTCTTCCGTCTTTCACTGCCTCTAAGAAAATATGTCTCTGAAAAGAACACAACAGTCATTGAAGATCTTGTGACGGAGCCGAGAggccaaagtgtgtgtgtgtgtgtgtgtgtgtgtgtgtgtgtgtgtgtgtgtgtgtgtgtgtgtgtggtcggggGGACAGTTTGAGCCTTGTATGAGTCCTTCAATAAAAGCCTCCGGGCTTCGCCCTCCTATAAAAAATCAACACCCATCTGAACATTAagcattttttttgggggggggggtctgattcTTTCCTTTCACGAGTCTAAACTCTGGGACACGTCGGCCTGACAAAGGACGTAGAAGAGTCCACGCAGAGCCACCGGGCGTAGACCGATCTCTGTTCCCGCCGCTAACACTTCAGGTGCTTCTTGCTGGTCATGTCGTTCCAGATGCGGTGCATCTCCTCCGGCGAGATCTGGTGGACGGTGACCACGCGGCGGTAGCGGCACAGGCTGTAGGCCATCTTCCAGTGGTTGAAGCCGCTGTTCTGGAACGGGTGGATGCCCAGCTTGCGGAGGCACACGCCCACGTACACGTCCTCCAGGTGCAGCAGCCGCGTGTGCAGCGACGTCTGGTACACCAGCTCGGCCACGTCGGCCGAGAAGACGTAGCCGGTGCCGGAGCAGAAGGGCGGGTACTTGCTCTCGGGGTACAGATCCCTCGGCATGTACCACTTGCTTCGCATGTCCCTGATCGGCCCGCCGTTGATGACGTAGCCCGTGAAGTACCGCCTCCTGGGCTTTGTGGCGGGCTTCAACAGGTTGAAGATGAGGTTCTCCATGTTGACGAAGATGTCGCTGTCCGTCTTGAGGACGTACTGGGCCTTGGGGCAGAACGTGGCCACCCAGCGCATGCCCATCAGTGTCTTGAGCGTCAGGTTGTGGTACGAgtccacaaagtcctccaccacCACGTCGTGGAAGATCTGGCTCTCCTGCTCCACCATCTGGTTGAGGACGGCGTCGGTGCTGCGGCCCAGCAGGAAGAGCGTGACCACCCGCACGTCCGCCAGGGTGCTCTCGTCGCCCCAGGTCTCGCGGATGGCCTGCCGGGCGTCGAACTCCTTGTGGGTGGTGCTGATCAGGATGACGAGGAAGGGCGCCTCCGCCTCGCACTTCTTGGCCTCGTTGACCAGGTAGCCGAAGTCGTGCGGGTTGAGTGTGCGCGCGCGGACGTTGCTGAAGGTGCCGTTCTTGCCGCCCTTGTGCGCCCGGCGCACGGGGATGGTGGGCTGGCCCGCGTAGGAGTTGGAGGGGCGGGACACGCTCAGGTACCACAGAGCGCTGGCCCAGCACACCACGGTCAGCAGGTACAGGCAGGAGACCTTGGAAGGCATCTCGCCGCGTTCACTCGGGCCGGGGCGTcggcgacggcggcggcggcgctggaAACGTGGAGGCCACGCCCTCGAGGGTCGTCGCGGATCCCGCGTGTCCCATCGCAGCTGGACAGGATGCCGTTAGCGCTCCGGAGCGGCGTCTGAAAGAGAGACGGGAGAGTCAGCGGCGAGGACGTCCAGAGCCACGCGTCCCAACGAGCACATGCGAGGGAGCGCTCCACGCCGTGTAAATCGCGGTGCCGCCGCTTGTTGACCTTTCATGGGTCTTCATCTCCCTCTcgtaccctcccccccccccccgacacgcaATCAGAGCCtcgctgagaggaggaggaaggaggggaatcGTTAACATCCACCTCCTCCCGACATGTATCGCGGTGCCTGGTGACCAACTCAGCTAATCCTTCTTTACAAGCAGACTTCATAAGCTTCAGAAATAATCGCCTTTTTTTATGGGGGGGGTTTGTTCTTGAACGCGCGGCCGAACGatgaacagaaaaaataaattagaatAGATCCCATTAGAGATGAGGAAGAGATGTCTTGAGATGGGAAGTCGCCTCATTCTTTCTATCAGACTCAGAATGTTCTGTTGGTTCTtttcatcaaccccccccccccctcccacctccactATCtattccctctccatctcttttccAAAGCAGTCATCAATCTCATGGTCCGGTGGAATCCATCTCATCGCGGCCTGCTtttccacccctccctccttctccacatggGTGCTTGATCCATTTCTCTCCTgactcctcatcctcccctgACATCACCCGCCGTCGATGCCTCGCTCTCCATCCGGCTGgcttttgaaatacattttcactttATTGTTTTGGTCCTTCCCTGCACACTCGCTGCacttctctccgtctcctttccttttttctcattGACAGCTGCGATCGCAATCaggctccctcctcttcctcctcctcctcctcctccctcacaaaTCATCCTCCCCTTTCCTTGACCTCGCTCACCCTCTGTTGCAGATCAGTGCTTTGTCACCtcgagcccccccccaaccccaacgCTCCAAGGAGCGGCTGTTGGTTTTTCATAATGTGACAATCCGGAGACCAAACGTCCCCTCAGAGCAAATTGAAAGGTCTTTGAATCACTGATGCTCAGTAGAGGTCCTCTCCTGGATATGTCAGGAGGAGTCTGTGTGCTTACACGGTGTATCTCTGCGGACCGTATTTGGCGCAATTCAGACACGTTCTGTATTTATAAGCTTTGAGTtatagtgcgtgtgtgtgcgtgtcctccTTCATTGAGAATAACACTTGTAGTGTCTCTCTTTCGAGGGCGTCCTCAGCGGCCTGTCAACTGAATGTAGTACAACACTATTTCACCCAAGTCAAAGTACACGGCTGCTCTGCACCCTAAAGCTCTTTGGGGCCCCTCGTGGCATCTCGCTGCTTCTCATTGTGCGTTTTCTTGTCTCCCCGCAGAGAAACGACATCTGGAACACATGAATTCATGAATACGGGCTCTAAAATGCTCAGACCTGTGGAATGGAGCCTGATTCTCTCAACGCCAACGTGCACAGGTGTTACCAGAGCTGCCGAAATGACGCGCACGAGCATCACTCGGCTCCTGGAGGTTTCTTATGAGCTTGCACGTGAGCCACAAATCACACGTGCACTCTCATAAAACCCTCAGAGGTGGACATCTGAGAGCACTGTCACAGTTTGtttgcagcagtgtgtgtgtgtgtgtgtgtgtgtgagagttatGGCTCCAAAAGGAGGCGCTGTGACATCTGCAGCAAATTGCTTTGAGTGACAGCAGTGAAATgatatgtatttgtttacgGCCCCGTTGTCTCGTGACGCTGATGTAATGCACCTTATAGCCACGGATATAAATTCAAGATAAGGTTTAACGTtcgcaaaaaacaacaacaaagtgagCCAGATGGAATGCGACAATTCTGTGCGTGAACACGGCTCTGAATGATTGCATATTCATATCGGTTTGCCAGCCTGACTGTAAACATCTAGTGAATTATTGTAAAGTAGAATTAGGCTTCTTGTGCATTTTAGCCCACTCTATTCATATTCATAAGCATGCCTGTTCCTGCCAGATCAAATCTTttgaaactaaaaataaatagacCTTGTTTATtaatcttattattattattgtctctttaaaATTTGGAGACTTTCACTCTATTGTTCTCTATTAATAAACTCCACATATATGGGCAGGAAATAAtgaacatttgttacaaagCAGAACAGATGACGGTTAACcgcaaataaaatgtatgatgTGAAAACATATTATAGATCTATAGAGCCGATCACGtcacatttcatatttaaaatgttagtGGTATAACGATTCAGTTGCTCACAGCCAGCTTGTGATTTGCAAAGCTCTCTCTCCTAATGACGATGTCGCCAATCAAGGCAATTCTGCTTCATTAATACGCAGATAGGCGGTCACGTCTCCATCGTCGgtgggtgaatgtgtgtgcgcgGCCAATCACAACCCGTTAATCAAAAGCAGTATTTTACAAGCGCAGCCGTGT
Coding sequences:
- the LOC120827374 gene encoding beta-1,3-galactosyltransferase 1 — its product is MPSKVSCLYLLTVVCWASALWYLSVSRPSNSYAGQPTIPVRRAHKGGKNGTFSNVRARTLNPHDFGYLVNEAKKCEAEAPFLVILISTTHKEFDARQAIRETWGDESTLADVRVVTLFLLGRSTDAVLNQMVEQESQIFHDVVVEDFVDSYHNLTLKTLMGMRWVATFCPKAQYVLKTDSDIFVNMENLIFNLLKPATKPRRRYFTGYVINGGPIRDMRSKWYMPRDLYPESKYPPFCSGTGYVFSADVAELVYQTSLHTRLLHLEDVYVGVCLRKLGIHPFQNSGFNHWKMAYSLCRYRRVVTVHQISPEEMHRIWNDMTSKKHLKC